One Babesia bovis T2Bo chromosome 4 map unlocalized Chr4_1, whole genome shotgun sequence genomic window carries:
- a CDS encoding Glutaredoxin family protein, whose amino-acid sequence MFSGITLPFVLSHYFGSSWIYTTSKIASWKLATCEASCGNTTPIKPTCCKQNCCASCVTEQSKESCSDDTKDSALPELKPETEQKIKEEITKYNVVLFIKGTANKPACKYSRQAIDILKESRAPIIRTVNVLDDPDLSSTLEVNLLVG is encoded by the exons ATGTTTTCTGGAATAACTCTTCCTTTTGTCTTATCACATTATTTTGGTTCTTCATGGATTTATACTACATCTAAAATCGCATCATGGAAGTTAG CAACCTGTGAAGCTTCTTGTGGAAATACGACTCCCATTAAACCCACATGTTGTAAACAAAATTGTTGTGCTTCTTGCGTAACAGAGCAATCAAAAGAATCATGCAGTGATGATACAAAAGACTCAGCTCTTCCAGAGCTTAAACCTGAAACTGAACAGAAG ATTAAGGAAGAAATAACAAAGTATAATGTAGTGCTATTTATAAAAGGTACAGCCAATAAACCAGCTTGCAAGTATAGCAGACAAGCAATCGATATATTAAAG GAATCACGGGCACCGATTATCAGAACAGTTAATGTTCTAGATGATCCCGATTTAAG CTCTACGTTAGAGGTCAATTTGTTGGTGGGCTAG